CTTTTTGTACTGCATGACGACTATTTTAATACCGCTGGTTGCAGCAGTGGTGCACTAAAAATAGATTTTAACATTTTTCAAAAGGTCAGTCAACATTTTTGGAAAAATAACAGATTGGTAGATGACACAAAAAAACTACTGGGTGGGGCAGAAAACAATTATATAAACTGGAATGACTACAGCATATTGGAGATCATCAGTAAAAGGCCCAACTTTAAACGGAACTTTATCTTTGATTGTGGCAGCGAGGATATTTTATACCCTGCCAGCATGGAATTAAAGCAGCTGGTGGATAGTATTGGTATTCCTGCGACATTCATCAGTCGGCCCGGTGATCATAATACGGCTTATTGGAACAGTTCTATTGCCTATCATTTTATTTACTTTAAACAACATATGAAGTAAATTCTTTGACGCACTTAGCATTTTCAACTTATTGTTTTGTTCCTTCCAATGTACTTATACTTTTGGCTGGGATGGAGATCGAATAAGCTCCTTATCTCTATTGCCATACCGGCTTTTGAAATGGTACCAAATTGATTAGATATCAGTAATTGTCAAACGATCAGGACTTCCAGTGCTCAATAGTTTGGGATTTGACGCATCCACCTGATATAAAATTTTATCAAATGTTGTGTCTTTTGGTGCTGTACAGGTTGATAGATCACAATTGTCGAAACTTACGAAATCTCCAAAAATAGAACTAGAGAAATCGCAATGTTGCAAACATGCTTTTGAATCACGATTAGTATCATAGAGCCCATTAAAGGTAACATCCTTGAATTTACCATCAAAAATGCAACTACGAAATTGACTGCCATTGAAATTGACAGTTGTAAATTTCGTTTTTATAAATTTACAGTTGACAAACTGTGTAAAATTAAAGGCTCTATATTTGTACTCACAGTCTTCAAAAATACAATCTGTATAAACTCCTTTGTGGCTACCAAAGGTAGTCTCAGATAAATTAATCTTTTTGAAAATGCAATTTTTGAAATTGGAATCATAAAAAATGCGCGAACCTGCTAAAATTGAGGCTTTAAACAAACAGCCATCAAAATTGGTATTTTCAAATATGGCACTATTGAAGTTTGTGTTTGTGAAATCCCAATTCACAAAGTTTTTGTTTGAAAATTTAGTTTTTAGCGCTAAAGTCTGATTTACATAGTCCTTATTCATATGGCCTATAAATTACAGCTATTGTTAATATTAAGAAGTTATCTGAAAACAAAATACACTCTTAAAAAAAATCAAACACTAAAAGTAAAGGTATTAACATATACAAATTTGGAGATTGGGCCTCAAAATCTGATGCATTTATACGTTTTTATTTTTACCTTTTCTCCTAATTGATGGTTCTCATTTTTATAATTTCCTTCGGTAACAAGTGCAAATTTTCCATTTGATTGTTTTATGCCGTATTGAAATTCGTATTTGTAATATCCTGTTTGATTAAATTTAAAAATAAAATGCCGAGATCTTTGCTGGAATTACAATTCGTTGGATGCGTTTTATTATTCGTTGAGATCTGCCAGTTTTTTGTGGTTGAAACGATAGTGTAGAATGCAGTTTTAGTCATAAGAGGTAGCGTAATAAGGGAAAAGTTAGAGTAAAGAAACGAGAAGAAG
The window above is part of the Sphingobacterium sp. ML3W genome. Proteins encoded here:
- a CDS encoding pentapeptide repeat-containing protein; its protein translation is MNKDYVNQTLALKTKFSNKNFVNWDFTNTNFNSAIFENTNFDGCLFKASILAGSRIFYDSNFKNCIFKKINLSETTFGSHKGVYTDCIFEDCEYKYRAFNFTQFVNCKFIKTKFTTVNFNGSQFRSCIFDGKFKDVTFNGLYDTNRDSKACLQHCDFSSSIFGDFVSFDNCDLSTCTAPKDTTFDKILYQVDASNPKLLSTGSPDRLTITDI